One genomic region from Diabrotica undecimpunctata isolate CICGRU chromosome 9, icDiaUnde3, whole genome shotgun sequence encodes:
- the LOC140450686 gene encoding matrilysin-like, with the protein MALVEFQERYNLPVTGTLNNDTMNMVNKPRCSVGDNNYAIHSKWNKTILRWYFPQAISNPDYINLAAEAFARWEKISNLKFTRVIIPSSKPDITITVVSNNHNFRASCQGTSKCSFNFDGPGKALAHAYYPSANGKCTEIHLDANERWYVGNGRAPDGEVNFLAVLMHGIGHSLGLEHSTSDSSIMYAWYHQDVPNFGDDDKKAMSMLYGPKTVPSYIPSTTTTPVTQARTISQTRGNVPKTLALTNRAYLPKTPAIKTYV; encoded by the coding sequence ATGGCCTTAGTTGAATTTCAAGAAAGATACAACCTTCCGGTGACCGGAACATTAAATAATGATACTATGAATATGGTGAATAAGCCTAGATGTTCTGTTGGAGACAATAACTATGCAATTCATTCGAAGTGGAATAAAACGATTTTACGCTGGTATTTCCCTCAAGCTATTAGTAATCCCGATTATATAAATCTTGCTGCAGAAGCTTTCGCTAGATGGGAGAAAATATCTAATTTAAAGTTTACACGAGTAATAATACCTTCTTCAAAGCCTGATATTACTATAACTGTGGTGTCAAATAATCATAATTTTCGAGCAAGTTGCCAAGGAACCTCTAAATGTTCATTTAATTTCGATGGCCCCGGAAAAGCATTGGCCCACGCATACTATCCCAGCGCAAACGGTAAATGTACCGAAATTCATCTTGATGCTAATGAACGGTGGTATGTAGGAAATGGCAGAGCTCCTGATGGTGAAGTCAATTTTTTGGCTGTCCTAATGCATGGAATTGGTCATTCCCTCGGACTGGAACATAGTACTAGTGATTCGTCTATTATGTATGCTTGGTATCACCAAGATGTGCCAAATTttggtgatgatgataaaaaggcaATGAGCATGCTATATGGACCAAAAACAGTTCCCTCTTACATACCATCAACAACAACAACACCAGTTACGCAAGCGCGAACAATTTCGCAAACCAGGGGCAATGTACCGAAAACACTTGCACTAACAAACAGGGCCTATTTGCCGAAAACACCTGCAATAAAAACATATGTCTAA